A stretch of the Borreliella afzelii genome encodes the following:
- a CDS encoding DUF261 family protein, translating to MNKKIFLNVYNFFYNLLKDYFLKKYKSELLESAEQFKKFDKVIFKEVEIHRLAVPLQMKFKEQNEIISKFGCYFLCILFVALVVKEIKNGVEKCFDCFEIDLLFKGLVSKGCLRGDNAFVNSPNAIFANLGIDEDIYFDEKHYPSSYVPLESDILIAKYKDESSSFYHFVIVANDRKTVIWDSLGNSKAVSNGYIDSLRVFKIQNKAIVQRVKNRLEFYNAKFRNNLEVA from the coding sequence ATGAATAAAAAAATATTTTTAAATGTTTACAATTTTTTCTATAATCTTTTGAAAGATTATTTTTTGAAGAAGTACAAATCAGAATTACTAGAAAGTGCAGAGCAATTCAAAAAGTTCGACAAAGTGATTTTCAAAGAAGTCGAAATTCACAGACTTGCGGTGCCTTTGCAAATGAAATTCAAAGAACAAAACGAAATTATCTCTAAATTTGGGTGTTATTTCCTTTGCATTTTGTTTGTTGCCCTTGTAGTAAAAGAAATCAAAAACGGTGTCGAAAAATGTTTCGATTGCTTTGAGATTGATTTGCTTTTCAAGGGACTTGTAAGTAAAGGCTGCCTAAGGGGTGACAATGCGTTTGTAAATTCTCCAAACGCAATATTTGCAAACTTAGGTATTGACGAAGATATTTACTTTGACGAAAAACATTATCCGAGTTCTTACGTGCCTTTAGAGTCGGATATTTTGATTGCAAAGTACAAAGACGAAAGTTCTAGTTTTTACCATTTTGTAATTGTGGCAAACGACAGAAAAACCGTAATTTGGGATTCACTTGGCAATTCTAAGGCCGTTTCTAACGGATACATAGATTCGCTAAGAGTTTTCAAAATTCAAAACAAAGCAATAGTACAGCGCGTAAAGAACAGACTAGAATTTTACAATGCAAAATTTAGAAACAATTTGGAGGTAGCGTAA